One window of the Candidatus Binataceae bacterium genome contains the following:
- a CDS encoding acyl-CoA dehydrogenase family protein translates to MKTPQFDVSSSYPELEPVRTAIREFLAADPAMKTPHADSWSHFDAAFSRRLGAAGFIGMTWPKRYGGGERSSLERYVVVEELCAAGAPSAAHWIADRQTGPQILRFGTEEQRERLLPAIARGECYCAIGMSEPESGSDLASVRTRATRDGDGWVINGRKIWTSYAHQSHYLLALCRTGTGPEATRQQGLSQMLIPLDTPGISLRPIVNMAGKHDFNEVLFEDVHVSADSILGQEGAGWSQVISELAFERSGPERFLSSFVLLEAFVASARRTPSPEQTTLIGSLIARLVPLRGMSMAVAAQLGRGESPNFEAALVKETGSMFEQDIGERLLGEIAEQADPGSTRHLNRLFAETVLSAPSYSLRGGTREILRGIIAREMGLR, encoded by the coding sequence ATGAAAACGCCGCAGTTCGACGTCAGTTCGAGTTACCCGGAGTTGGAGCCGGTCCGCACCGCAATCCGCGAGTTCCTCGCCGCCGACCCGGCGATGAAGACTCCACATGCCGACTCCTGGAGCCATTTTGACGCCGCCTTTAGCCGCCGACTCGGCGCTGCCGGCTTTATCGGGATGACCTGGCCTAAACGCTACGGGGGCGGCGAACGCAGTTCGCTCGAACGCTATGTCGTCGTCGAGGAGCTCTGCGCGGCCGGAGCGCCCTCGGCGGCGCACTGGATCGCCGATCGGCAGACCGGCCCGCAGATCCTGCGCTTCGGCACCGAGGAGCAGCGCGAGCGGCTCCTGCCCGCGATTGCGCGCGGCGAATGCTATTGCGCGATCGGGATGAGCGAGCCCGAGAGCGGCTCCGACCTCGCCAGCGTGCGCACGCGCGCCACCCGCGACGGTGACGGCTGGGTGATCAACGGGCGCAAGATCTGGACCTCGTACGCCCATCAGTCGCACTACCTGCTCGCGCTCTGCCGGACTGGCACAGGCCCCGAGGCCACGCGGCAACAGGGCTTGAGCCAGATGCTCATCCCGCTCGACACCCCGGGCATCTCGCTGCGCCCGATCGTCAACATGGCCGGTAAGCACGATTTCAACGAAGTTCTGTTCGAGGATGTCCACGTTTCGGCCGATTCAATCCTGGGACAGGAGGGCGCCGGCTGGTCGCAGGTAATCAGCGAGTTGGCGTTCGAGCGCAGCGGCCCCGAGCGCTTTCTCTCGTCGTTCGTTTTGCTCGAAGCTTTCGTCGCGAGCGCGCGGCGCACACCGTCGCCCGAGCAGACCACCCTGATCGGTTCGCTGATCGCGCGACTGGTGCCGCTGCGCGGGATGTCGATGGCGGTCGCGGCCCAGCTCGGTCGCGGCGAGTCCCCGAACTTCGAGGCCGCACTGGTCAAGGAGACCGGCTCGATGTTCGAGCAGGACATTGGCGAGCGACTGCTCGGTGAAATCGCAGAGCAGGCGGATCCGGGTTCCACCCGACATCTCAATCGCCTGTTCGCCGAGACGGTGCTTTCCGCGCCGTCTTATTCACTGCGCGGCGGGACCCGCGAAATTCTGCGCGGGATCATCGCGCGCGAGATGGGGCTGCGCTGA